The Suricata suricatta isolate VVHF042 chromosome 16, meerkat_22Aug2017_6uvM2_HiC, whole genome shotgun sequence genome contains the following window.
CCAAGCCATGCGTCCCTACCGATATTTCACCCTCTATGGGATAATAGCAACCATTCAAGCAACACATTTCCATCCTGTCAGGACCACTGTCATAGGCCACACCCCTCATCTGCAAGCCCAGACCTCAGAACCACTCCCTGTGGTGTCTCATCACCTACTAGGATATTACCTGCCATTCGTGTTCCCTTATCTACTTATCCGGCCCATGCCTGGGAGGAGTGCTATAGCTTTTAAGTCCTGCCCTTAAGGAAAACGCCTTAAATTTGGGACAACTGCCATTCAGGGTCTCTGATCTACATATTTCCATCCTTTAAGGGGCCCCAATACTATAGCCCATCTCCAGTTTCCTTCATGTCCCATCCTCACTCAAGTGGACACGGAAGTCAACTCATACCCCCTGTCTTACTTCTACTGGAACAATGGATgctcttctagttccttttttCTATGTATCCCCATCCTATCTAGGAAACCACATACAGGCCACGCCCCTCATCTCTATGTCCCACTTTGGGTACATACATCTAGCTGCCTCTATTTCCAAGCCCCTCAGCTACATATTCCCAGCCACCAAGGGGCCCTGGCTATAGGCCACTCCCCTTCTGATTGATGGGTGCCTTCCAAGCCCTCCACAGCGCCTACTAGAGATGGTTTCCATACTGTGCCTGGGACCATGTCTGCTCTTTGCATGTCCTGCAGTTGCCTTGTGTTCAGACTGTGCCCCATACCACCAGAGGTCGTGAAATCAGGCCCCCGGGGTAAGTTAAGTTTCATCCACGAGTGCATCAAAGGTAACCAAGCAAGCATGCCACTTTCTTTCGATAGGCCCCTTCTCCCTAATGAGGGACTGTGCAAAGAAGTGGCTACACTGACAAAGCCTGGGAGCCTGTGTTTGagtctctcctctgccccttgctagctctgtggccttgggcacatttcttaacatctctgtgcctcatttctcCAAAATGGAGATCTTAAGAAttccttcttggggcacctgggtggctcagtcggttgagcatccagcttcgactcaggtcatgatcctgcagtttatgggtttgaaccccacatcaggctctatgctgacagctagctcagagcctggagcctgcttcggattctgtgtctctctctctgaccctcccctgctcgtgctgtctctgtctctcaaaaaaaaaaaaaaaaaacataaaaaaaaataaataaataaaacattagaaaaaaaaaagaattcctttttagagagagtgtgaagTATGAATGAGCTAACATACCTAAAACCTGGCCCCGGATAATTTCATCATTATTAGCTTGCATCCCATCCTGTGCTGGCCCGTGACCCTTGCTGTGGCTCACACTTCACTGCCAGTGGCActcttccccatctgtaagacCATTCCTGCTAGGCCTCGACCCTCTTTGGTTGAGCACATCCCTTCTGTGCTGTTTGCCACATCCAGCCTTGGCTAAGCCACGACTGCCACCTCCACATGGATGTGTACGCCCAGCActccccctcacccataaaactcATAGTGGGTGACCAGAAACAAGGACTGTTGCCTCATCTTCCCCAAGACTGTGCAGGGACTCCATCTCCTCTGAAAGGCCacgcccccctcccacccctgcacagGCCTCTTGCCCCTCAGCAACTTCACATTCCCTCTAACAAGCCACTTCTGCTACCTCTGGTCCTAAAGCCCACTCAGCTCCCTTATACCAAGAGCCACCTGCTTCAAATCAAAAGATTTCAAGTAAGCCCCCCCCCATTAAGGCCCACCCGCATTTCCAACTCACCCTCTGCCTGCCATTTCACACACTGCCCCCATCCGCTTCCAACCCTGGGCTCCTGGCCATGAGTCTTCCTCTTCCTGTCATCTCTCCTCCCAAAGAGTCTTGGATTCCTCTTGCTCGTTACCCCCAAAATAACCAGTTGCTAGGGACTCCCCACTTTTCAAGGGCAGAGGCTGGTTCCTTAAGAAAGCTTCAGCCCATGTGCCTGTAATTGGCTGCAAGACCCAAGCAAGCAGCAGGGCAGGCTTCTGGTTGGATGTCACCTCCGCCCATGGCAGCAGGGAGGAGGTTAACCCCTGCAGCACCATAGCCCAGGCATCGGTGATGGGGGACAGAGGACTGGAACTGTGGCCTTGAGGGGAAAGGGAGACCAGGGGTTTGTTGGcctgctggggacagagggccACCGCAACATCTGCAACATGCATCGTCTGAGGTCTGTGaacctcccctcaccccatcaCACAGAGGCCAAGagttcaagaaaaagagaaacagggaggTGGAGAGTCACAGAAACCGAAAGTTATTGACAGAAATGTATAAACCTCCTCCCCTAATCCCTGCCTGGCAAACAgcaggggctcaataaatgtgtgttccATGTATAAAGGGCAAGATTAGGAGTTAGAAGGGTAAGGGCTGGAATCCTAGCTCTGCTACTTCCtccatgaccttgagcaagggaGTCGTCCCCCccactgagtctcagtttccctgtctataaaatgggaagggGGATCATCACTGCTTCCCGGCAGAGGCGGGAAGATCAAATGAGAGAGCACAGCGTCTCGCACAGAGCAGGGTCTCAGTGCCTAataagggcaggagggagaaagagtataGCCAGACAGGCAAAAGCAGGAGAATAACAGAGATGATGGGAGAAAGTAACCCTTCAGTGCCTCTCCATGCCGTCCAGACCTGTCCACACCAGCGCAACGGCTTCTAACCCAGCAGATGGTAGAAATAACTTAGGGGtgtctataaaatgagagggGGTATCATCATGGCTTCGCAACAAAGCAGGGAAGATCAAATGATCATACTTCCTGTTTTCTGTTCTACAATGTACCTGACGTGTTGGTACGCTAACACTGCTATGAGTCGATCACGAGCATGTGAGTAGATTTCATGTTCCAAAATGTTCATCTGACAAGGTACAGAATCAAACACCTTGGCCAGCAGTGACATAGACCATGAACCCCAGAGAGCAGATATGCTGCTGGGCACATTCAACGTTATAACTCCAGTGCCCAGCCCTCCTCTGGCTTGTGTGGGTTCTCAACTGAGATGTACTGAACACAGGAAAACCGGAAAGAGATAGTGAGACAGAAACAGGGAGACGGAGACAGGGCGAACGAGGGCCATGTAGAGAACCACAGCTGAGCAAGGCCAAGGCAGTGGGCAGCTGGGAAGGGGGGCCCCCTGGAGGAGGCTGCGGTCCCGGGATGCAGCACCCACCTGTACACAAGGGAGTCATCCACGGAGCTGTTGTACTGGACCTGATACATGCGGATGCCAGGCACGGGCCTCTGGGCCGGCCAGCGGATGAGCACCGAGTTCGAGGTGAGCTCCGCCGCCACGAGCCTGCGCTCCGAGGCCGATTCGTTGGCACCGGGTCGGCCGGGCGTGGCGATGTCAGAGGAGCCGGGCTCAGTGAGGGGCGGCGGGGCGGCCGGAGGGGGCGCCATCAGAGGCAGGGGCACCACGCACACCTCCACAGGGGCCGTCGCTTCCCCGGCAGCGTTGGAAGCGATGCATGTGAAGGTGCCACTATCCCTTAAGGTGGTGATGGTTACATCCAGTGTCCCGTCCCCCCGAACCCGGGTCCGGCTCGAGTTCCCCAGTAACCGCCCATCGGGTGCGACCCAATGGACCACGGGCTCAGGGTCGCCCACAGCGCGGCACCGGAGGCTGACCGCCTGGCCCTCCACCACCAGGGCCCGGCCCCCTGCCTGCCGCGTAATGAGCGGGGGTTCACACAGGAACTCTTCCTCGGGGATGGACCAGAAGTAGCGGTCGGTGAGGTGCTCGGGGGTGGCGCAAGTCTCCAGGTCGTCCTCGCGGGTCAGCCGCCGCAGCCACAGCAGCTCGCAGTTGCAGTGCAGAGGGTTGCCCCCGAAGCTGACCGTGAGCGGCGTGGGCGGCTTCGGCCCCGAGCCCTGGGACCTCAGGAAGAGCCCGTCGGGGGGCAGTTTATGGAGGCGGTTGGAGGTCATATCCAGGCGAACCAGTTTGTGCAGCTGCACAAAGGTGCCTTCAGCGATGTGGTCGATGAGATTGTGGTCCAGCGTGAGGGTGTTCAGGTTCACCATCTGGCCCACAGCCTCCCATGGCAGGGCCTCGAGATTGTTGTAGGACAGGTCCAGGTCCTCCACGGTGGACAGGAAGGCGTCGAAGGCAGCCGACTCGACCCGACGGATCTGGTTGTTGCCGAGGATCAGGTGGCGGAGGTTGCCCAGGCCGCGAAGCTGGTCGCCACGCACCTCGGCCAGGCGGTTGCTGTCGAGGTGCAGGGCGCGGAGGGCGCGGAGGTCAGCGAAGGCGCCGGCGGCCACCTGGCCGATGGTGTTACGGGACAGGGTGAGGTGCACCAGGCTGGTCATGTTGGCGAAGTCTCTGCGGCGCACGGCCGCGATGAAGTTGTCGGTGAGCCGCAGCTCCACCACGCGCCGGTCGATGGCCGGCGGCACGAAGAGCAAGCCGGTCTTGGCGCACAGCATGGTTAGCGTGGGCGCCACGTTCTGGCAGATGCAGCGGCCGGGGCAGGGCTGCCCGCGGGATGCCCCGGCCCAGAGCAGCAGCAGAAAGGGCAGGGCGGCAGGTGTTGGCGAGGGGAGCGGGGAGGAGAAGGGGCCCGGAGCCATGGtgcagagggaaggtgggaggacTGGAGTGTGAGACCTGCAAGGGGAGGAGACAGGTTACCCAGGCACAGGGCTTGACCACCAGTGTGGCCACCCACAATGTCCTACTAGAAGTCGGCCCCAGGTCCCTGCCTTCCTGACATCTGGGCCCCAATAGCAGCAGGACTGATTATCACCTGGCATGCATTAGTTCTTAACAGACAATATTTCTGTGCTGATTGGTAAATtgcactgcccacccccccccaccccacccccgcctccaggGTCCTAATCCCTActctgaccttcctctaggaGACCCAGACCTCTCATGAGTTCCCagccagagggaggaggtgaCACCTGGCCCAGTCTGGGCCTTCCAGTAcccactaaatatttttaaaaaccagggtTGACTAGGGTTTAAGGTCGTGGATTTCAAAGCCAGTGTCCCTGGGTTCCAATTCCAGCTTGgacacttactagctgtgtgacctcgggcaagtgtctgaacctctctgaatctcggtttcttcatctgtaaaatcaagataaaaacaaGCCTTAcctctgtgaggattaaatgcattAATGAGCATAGTGTACTTAGAACCATGCCTGGCACCTAAAATGTGTTCAATACCCATTGGTAATCATTCTCATCATGATCATCGAGGGCCCAATATGTGCCAGGCATAGAAGTGTGTGCTCTATTATTAAGAGTAAGTGCTCTGAAATCAAACAGACTCAGGTTCAAGTCCTGGTTCCCCATTTGCTAGCTCTGTGACCACAAACCAATGATTTCCCCTAACTAGGCCATAAGTTCCTAATTTGTGCAACAGGATGACAATCATACCATCTTCATTGGGTTGTTGCAAGGGTTGAGTGAGCTCATTCATGGGGGCTactgagcacagggcctgacacacagtaagtatTCAGTAAACATTAAGGGCAAccctccgcccccacccacccccaccctcccacacacacacccttgggAGCAGCAGAGGAAATCTGAAGGTAGGAGGCGCTGAGAAAAACACAGCAGTCTTCCTGCTCAGCCTTGGGAAGTCCTTCTCTGAACTTGGTTTCATCCTGGGCTCTGGTGGGCTCCCAAGCAGTGGGCAGACTTCTACGCTCACATCAGCGGGCACATACAAGCCCCATACGtgcccacactcacacacaccctcacacactcACGCTATGCCTCTGCTCCAGGCAAAACCTTCCGGCGGGGATTTCCCTGCGGCGGCTGCAACCCACGGCGTGTCAGCTCCCATCACAAcacggggtgggtgggggggtgaAGAGGGAAGGATGGGAAGGGGGCGTCCCTGAAACTGTTTTCACCCCACCCTGCACCTCGTGCCTGCTGGCCCACCTCCTAGGGATCTACAGTTTGGGGCTGTGGCCTGCTGTGGCCCTGATCCTTTAGCTTGTGGGGAGGGGGAccaagagagtcagagagagaggggcaaagagacaaggagagacaagTGGGCGAGGGGAGATAAGGACTGgcagacacagggagacagagtcagagacgGAGACAAGTggccaaaaagagaaagaatctgaggggcgtctgactggctcagtcagtagagcatgcgacccTGGATCTCAgcctggtgagttcgagccccacattgggcaaagAGCTTacttgaatgaatggatgaatgaatgaaaagagaaagactcTGAAAGGTGCAGAGGCAAGAAGCCGGAACCAAGACAGACTGAAGCACTAAGAAaggaggagacaggcagagaagggtaTTGAGCCCAAGAGATGGGAGAAtaagagtaagggagaggcaggaagagaatcCTAAGAGATTACAGAGagacaagatggaggaagagatAAGAGACAGACTggactagagagagaaaaagaggcagaggccGGACGTCCCACCATCTCTGAGCACACCTCTATTAATTTGTCTTGCGCCACGCCTGGGATCAAACTCTGTATCACATAAAAACCTGAAAGGCACAACTCCCGAGTTGGAAGGCCCTGCTCTGCACCTGCCTGCCTGTGGGGTCTCTACGACTCAGAATCCCGATCTATGAAACAGAAGTACCCAGTTTTGCCCTCCCACTGCTGGGGTGGGACTCAAGTTGAAGGGATAATAAGACCAATgaaaacagctaacatttattgagtggaCGCGCAGCCCTGCAAGAAAGAATCCGGGCCTGACTGCTCCGGTTCACACCCCAGTTCCCTGCTATGTGACTTGAATCAAGTGACTTcccctctttgtgcctcagtgtGCTCCTCTGTAAAACGGGGATAATGATAGCACCTACCTCAtggggttgttatgaggattcaGAGACAAAACACTGTAACGTGTGTGGAATAGTTCCTGGCACACTAAACACTACATGAATGTTAGCAGctattattaatttcatttattattattattattattattattattattatatcatgtTCTCTGGCTCTCTCTAAGCCACCAGCCCATCAGTCTACCAAGAGCTCTtcccacatgcatgcacacatacacacacccccaaAATGGTAAACCACGTCCATGCCGCTCTCCAAATGCAGGGTTCACCTGATGTCATGGAGCTCACTGTACCCCCTACTGATATTATCA
Protein-coding sequences here:
- the LRFN1 gene encoding leucine-rich repeat and fibronectin type III domain-containing protein 1, producing the protein MAPGPFSSPLPSPTPAALPFLLLLWAGASRGQPCPGRCICQNVAPTLTMLCAKTGLLFVPPAIDRRVVELRLTDNFIAAVRRRDFANMTSLVHLTLSRNTIGQVAAGAFADLRALRALHLDSNRLAEVRGDQLRGLGNLRHLILGNNQIRRVESAAFDAFLSTVEDLDLSYNNLEALPWEAVGQMVNLNTLTLDHNLIDHIAEGTFVQLHKLVRLDMTSNRLHKLPPDGLFLRSQGSGPKPPTPLTVSFGGNPLHCNCELLWLRRLTREDDLETCATPEHLTDRYFWSIPEEEFLCEPPLITRQAGGRALVVEGQAVSLRCRAVGDPEPVVHWVAPDGRLLGNSSRTRVRGDGTLDVTITTLRDSGTFTCIASNAAGEATAPVEVCVVPLPLMAPPPAAPPPLTEPGSSDIATPGRPGANESASERRLVAAELTSNSVLIRWPAQRPVPGIRMYQVQYNSSVDDSLVYRMIPSTSQTFLVNDLAAGRAYDLCVLAVYDDGATALPATRVVGCVQFTTAGDPAPCRPLRAHFLGGTMIIAIGGVIVASVLVFIVLLMIRYKVYGDGDGRRVKGTSRSPPRVSHVCSQTNGAGASQAPPPPAQDRYEALREVASPAAASLAVEAKATAAEMASTESEAVLGRSLGGSATSLCLLPSEETSGEESRAAVGPRRSRSGALGPPASAPPTLALVPGGAPARPRPQQRYSFDGDYGALFQSHSYPRRARRTKRHRSTPHLDGAGGGAAGEDGDLGLGSARARLAFTSTEWMLESTV